In Lascolabacillus massiliensis, a single genomic region encodes these proteins:
- the tilS gene encoding tRNA lysidine(34) synthetase TilS, with amino-acid sequence MIDRVQKFIQSEKLLPHNAKVIVGLSGGMDSMVLLDLLVLLEYRCIAAHCNFHLRGAESDRDADFVRKWCKNTDIPFTSIDFDTTGYAEDRKISIEMAARELRYEWFEILRKQYEADAIAVAHHRDDSVETVLLNLIRGTGIKGLSGISPRNGYVVRPLLTVSRSEIEDYIIERELPYVTDSTNDQDIYLRNYLRLNVIPKLEVVNPSVKESIIRTSKNISEAEKIYSESIREYIDVVFINDKINIPMLKKTASPQSVLFELLSPLGFTSSTIEDIFQSMDSTPGKVFLSDRYRVIKDRSDFILEKITSDIISDEHYLIEEESKEITFPVRFNLRKEKTPVKIEKKKNILYADADKLKFPLIMRRWKAGDWFIPFGMNGKKKLSDYFTDRKFSLKDKKEAWVILSGENIVWIVNERSDNRYKITDESKNIFIIEYVDK; translated from the coding sequence ATGATAGACAGAGTACAGAAATTCATACAAAGCGAGAAACTGCTGCCACACAATGCCAAAGTTATTGTAGGGCTAAGTGGGGGTATGGATTCTATGGTATTGCTGGACTTACTTGTTCTGCTTGAATATAGGTGTATTGCTGCACACTGTAATTTTCATTTAAGAGGAGCTGAATCTGACAGAGATGCAGATTTTGTACGTAAATGGTGTAAGAATACTGATATACCTTTTACAAGTATTGATTTTGACACAACCGGTTACGCAGAAGACAGAAAAATATCTATAGAGATGGCAGCACGTGAATTGCGTTATGAGTGGTTCGAGATTTTACGCAAACAATATGAGGCCGACGCTATTGCAGTAGCTCATCACAGGGATGATTCAGTAGAGACAGTTCTGCTAAATTTGATAAGAGGTACTGGAATTAAAGGATTGAGTGGTATTTCTCCCAGGAATGGATATGTTGTTAGACCACTGCTTACTGTATCACGCTCAGAAATTGAAGATTATATAATTGAGAGAGAATTACCATATGTAACCGATAGTACAAATGATCAGGATATATATTTACGCAATTATCTGAGATTAAATGTCATACCTAAGCTTGAAGTGGTTAATCCTTCTGTAAAAGAATCAATCATCAGAACTTCAAAAAATATATCCGAAGCAGAAAAAATATATTCAGAATCTATTAGAGAATATATAGATGTAGTTTTCATTAATGATAAGATTAACATTCCAATGCTAAAGAAAACAGCTTCACCTCAATCTGTATTGTTTGAGCTGCTGTCACCTTTGGGATTCACTTCTTCAACTATAGAAGATATATTTCAGAGTATGGATTCAACACCTGGAAAAGTTTTTTTGTCAGATAGATACAGAGTAATAAAAGACCGATCTGATTTTATATTGGAAAAAATAACGTCTGATATCATCTCAGACGAACACTACCTTATAGAAGAAGAATCAAAAGAGATCACTTTTCCTGTACGTTTTAATTTAAGAAAAGAGAAAACACCTGTCAAAATAGAGAAGAAAAAAAATATTCTATATGCTGATGCGGATAAACTTAAATTTCCTCTGATAATGCGTAGATGGAAAGCGGGTGATTGGTTTATTCCCTTTGGCATGAACGGGAAAAAGAAGTTGAGTGATTATTTTACAGACCGCAAATTTAGCTTGAAAGACAAAAAAGAGGCATGGGTAATTCTTTCGGGAGAAAACATTGTCTGGATTGTAAATGAACGTTCTGACAATAGATATAAAATTACAGATGAAAGTAAAAACATTTTCATAATTGAATATGTTGATAAATAA
- the serS gene encoding serine--tRNA ligase: MLTLKVINENPGEVISRLKKKNFDAKEIVEKIIELDAIRRNSQTSLDGVLSEINSISKSIGSLIKEGKKDEATSAREKVATLKESSKELEATLKDAQDKIEELLVTIPNLPHESVPEGKSAEDNLIERNGGVMPSLEKDALPHWDLAKKYDLIDFELGVKITGAGFPVYKGKGARLQRALINFFLDNARDAGFMEVQPPYVVNSDSGFGTGQLPDKEGQMYHVGLDDLYLIPTAEVPVTNIYRDVILEDKDLPVKNTAYSACFRREAGSYGKDVRGLNRLHQFDKVEIVCIDKPENSYARLDEMVSYVQTLVEKLELPWRILRLCGGDMSFTSALTFDFEVYSAAQERWLEVSSVSNFESYQANRLKCRYRDENRKTQLCHTLNGSALALPRILAALLENNQTSEGIRIPKVLVPYCGFDIID; encoded by the coding sequence ATGCTTACACTTAAAGTAATAAACGAAAATCCCGGGGAGGTTATAAGTCGTCTTAAGAAAAAAAACTTCGACGCTAAAGAGATTGTTGAGAAGATTATTGAGCTTGATGCTATTAGAAGGAACAGTCAAACTTCACTTGATGGAGTTTTATCGGAAATAAACTCGATATCAAAATCTATTGGATCGCTTATTAAAGAGGGCAAGAAAGATGAAGCTACTTCGGCCAGAGAGAAAGTAGCCACTCTTAAAGAATCTTCTAAAGAGCTTGAAGCAACCTTGAAAGATGCACAGGATAAGATAGAAGAGCTACTAGTTACAATTCCTAACCTGCCGCATGAATCAGTTCCGGAGGGTAAAAGTGCTGAAGATAATCTGATTGAACGTAATGGTGGTGTAATGCCATCATTAGAGAAAGATGCCTTACCTCACTGGGATCTGGCCAAGAAATATGATCTGATTGATTTTGAGCTTGGCGTAAAGATTACTGGTGCAGGATTTCCTGTTTATAAAGGAAAGGGTGCAAGACTACAGAGGGCTTTAATCAATTTCTTCCTGGATAATGCACGTGATGCAGGGTTTATGGAGGTTCAACCACCCTATGTTGTAAATAGTGATTCAGGATTCGGTACAGGTCAGCTACCTGATAAAGAGGGGCAAATGTATCATGTTGGACTTGATGACCTCTACTTAATTCCTACAGCTGAAGTCCCTGTTACAAACATTTACAGAGATGTAATCCTTGAAGACAAGGATCTGCCAGTAAAAAACACTGCATATTCAGCATGCTTCAGAAGAGAAGCCGGTTCTTATGGTAAAGATGTACGTGGACTTAACCGTCTGCATCAGTTTGATAAGGTTGAAATTGTTTGTATTGATAAACCTGAAAACTCATATGCGCGACTGGACGAAATGGTTTCTTATGTGCAGACACTGGTTGAAAAACTTGAACTGCCATGGCGTATACTTCGTTTATGCGGTGGTGATATGAGTTTTACTTCAGCACTTACATTCGACTTCGAGGTATATTCAGCAGCTCAGGAACGCTGGCTTGAAGTAAGTTCTGTTTCAAACTTCGAAAGCTATCAGGCAAACCGACTGAAATGTCGTTATCGTGATGAAAACCGCAAAACACAACTTTGTCACACACTAAATGGAAGCGCACTGGCACTGCCACGTATATTAGCGGCATTGCTGGAAAATAATCAAACGTCTGAAGGTATTAGAATTCCTAAAGTACTGGTACCATATTGCGGATTTGATATTATAGACTAA
- a CDS encoding nicotinamide-nucleotide amidohydrolase family protein produces the protein MPGVPFEMENAMCDEIIPRLQERFQITEYLSRSCIVTGISESALATQLAEYELELPKGFSLAYLPSLGYIRLRLSVWGEEHKVELKLQARKLKKLLGLNIVSKGAKMPEEILGGKLRKKNLTLSTAESCTGGFISHKITTVPGSSQYFEGSIISYDSLIKEELLDVDRDLIETYGVVSGEVVEQMARTVAKKLHTDCSIAVSGIMGPDGGTKENPVGTVWIATQYNDKIISNKYNVGRSRRENVERTANTAMLQLLQMLKS, from the coding sequence ATGCCGGGTGTTCCTTTTGAAATGGAAAATGCAATGTGTGATGAGATAATACCGCGACTTCAGGAAAGATTTCAGATCACAGAATATCTTAGCCGTTCTTGCATAGTAACCGGTATAAGTGAGTCCGCTCTGGCAACTCAACTTGCAGAATATGAACTAGAGCTGCCTAAAGGTTTTTCCCTAGCCTATCTGCCCTCACTTGGTTATATAAGGCTGCGATTATCTGTATGGGGAGAAGAACATAAAGTGGAGTTAAAGCTGCAGGCACGAAAATTAAAGAAATTACTGGGTTTAAATATTGTGTCAAAAGGAGCTAAAATGCCTGAAGAAATACTTGGAGGTAAACTAAGAAAAAAAAATCTTACCCTATCCACTGCAGAAAGTTGCACAGGTGGATTCATCTCACATAAAATTACAACCGTTCCCGGTTCATCGCAATATTTTGAGGGTAGTATTATTTCATATGACAGTCTCATAAAAGAAGAATTGCTTGATGTAGACAGGGATTTGATAGAAACTTATGGTGTTGTAAGTGGCGAAGTTGTTGAACAGATGGCTCGTACAGTGGCTAAAAAACTTCATACCGACTGCAGTATAGCTGTGTCCGGTATTATGGGGCCTGATGGTGGTACAAAAGAAAATCCCGTTGGCACAGTTTGGATTGCAACACAATACAATGATAAGATCATTTCTAATAAGTACAATGTGGGTCGCAGTCGCAGAGAAAACGTCGAAAGAACAGCAAATACAGCAATGCTCCAGCTTCTGCAAATGTTGAAAAGCTAG
- a CDS encoding molybdopterin-binding protein, with the protein MKSEIITIGDELLIGQIVDTNAAWMARELTQSGFDIAAITSVGDQSDSIVKAIDNAFERAEILLLTGGVGPTNDDITKHTLCQYFHTALEFNDEVLQNIETIFLGKIFL; encoded by the coding sequence ATGAAGAGTGAAATTATTACTATTGGAGATGAGCTTCTTATAGGTCAGATTGTGGATACAAATGCTGCTTGGATGGCAAGAGAGTTAACTCAAAGCGGATTCGATATAGCAGCAATAACTTCTGTTGGTGATCAATCAGACAGTATTGTTAAAGCAATTGACAATGCATTTGAAAGAGCTGAAATCCTTCTACTTACCGGGGGCGTAGGACCAACAAACGACGATATAACCAAACATACTCTGTGTCAATATTTTCATACTGCATTAGAATTCAACGATGAAGTCTTGCAGAATATTGAAACTATTTTTTTAGGAAAAATATTCCTCTGA
- a CDS encoding type B 50S ribosomal protein L31, with protein MKKEIHPDNYRPVVFKDMSNEEIFISRSTVNAKETIEIDGVTYPLVKLEITSSSHPFYTGKQKLVDTAGRVDKFMSRYGNRNKNK; from the coding sequence ATGAAAAAAGAGATTCATCCCGATAATTATCGTCCCGTAGTTTTTAAAGATATGTCGAATGAAGAGATTTTTATTTCTCGCTCAACAGTTAATGCAAAAGAAACTATAGAAATTGACGGAGTTACATATCCACTAGTAAAACTTGAGATCACAAGTTCTTCTCACCCTTTCTACACAGGAAAACAAAAATTGGTGGATACAGCCGGACGTGTTGATAAATTTATGAGTCGTTACGGTAATCGTAATAAGAATAAATAA
- a CDS encoding lipoprotein N-acyltransferase Lnb domain-containing protein, which translates to MKKINFTIMLLITLFFISNQAKSQITLHEDAEVSLLTASPWNGAVYALFGHTAIYIHDDSTGVDAVFNYGYFDPTQPNFIYNFIRGKTDYILGVDFYDQFIAEYSYKGQKVTKQILNLSAAEKQQLYNALYINSLPENRGYRYNYFYDNCATRPRDMIEKYSKSQIIYPETSKEQTYRDLVHECLIDYPWFEFGIDLLIGSDADRIINVREKMFIPSYLMDSFEGALFQSNDSASNNLVGNTEILLEHNAERNNPGKKTFFTPLVAALFLLLLTIFVSINQIYKLNKTRIPRIFDTILFGIAGAAGTIIFVLMYFSEHPATNPNWNFAWLNIFALFAAILFWVKPAKNIVYFYHFINFVVLTLFLLSWWFLPQHLPYETILFSLCLWGRSGVNALLLNKKRRVNSRFTSSRYMKAGWGQ; encoded by the coding sequence ATGAAAAAAATAAACTTCACTATAATGCTTTTGATTACACTTTTTTTTATCAGTAATCAGGCAAAATCACAAATTACACTTCATGAAGATGCAGAAGTAAGTCTTCTGACTGCCTCTCCATGGAATGGAGCAGTTTATGCTCTTTTTGGTCACACTGCAATTTACATACATGACGATTCAACCGGAGTTGATGCAGTCTTTAACTATGGCTACTTTGATCCTACTCAGCCCAACTTCATATATAATTTTATAAGGGGTAAAACAGATTATATATTGGGAGTTGATTTTTATGATCAATTTATTGCTGAATACTCATATAAAGGCCAAAAAGTAACAAAGCAAATTTTGAATCTCTCAGCAGCTGAAAAACAGCAACTTTACAACGCTTTATACATTAATTCTTTACCTGAAAACAGGGGTTATAGATACAATTATTTTTATGATAATTGTGCTACACGACCAAGGGATATGATTGAAAAATACTCAAAATCACAAATTATTTATCCAGAAACAAGCAAAGAGCAAACATATCGCGACCTGGTTCATGAGTGTCTTATAGATTATCCATGGTTTGAATTTGGTATAGATTTGCTGATTGGCAGTGATGCAGATAGAATAATTAATGTTAGAGAAAAGATGTTTATCCCTTCATACCTGATGGATTCATTTGAAGGTGCACTATTTCAGAGCAATGATTCTGCAAGCAATAATCTTGTAGGCAATACTGAAATTTTATTGGAACATAATGCAGAACGTAATAATCCGGGCAAAAAAACATTCTTTACACCTTTAGTTGCAGCTTTATTTTTGCTCTTGCTTACAATCTTTGTGAGTATAAACCAAATATACAAATTAAACAAGACCAGAATACCGCGAATATTTGATACCATACTTTTTGGAATTGCAGGAGCAGCGGGTACTATTATATTTGTTCTGATGTATTTTTCAGAACATCCTGCAACCAATCCCAACTGGAATTTTGCATGGTTAAATATATTTGCCCTTTTTGCTGCTATTTTATTTTGGGTTAAACCGGCAAAGAACATCGTTTATTTCTATCATTTCATTAACTTTGTAGTCTTAACTCTTTTTCTTTTATCCTGGTGGTTTTTACCACAACATCTACCTTATGAAACAATACTATTTTCATTGTGTTTATGGGGAAGATCAGGAGTAAATGCACTGCTGTTAAATAAAAAGAGACGAGTAAACAGTCGCTTTACCTCCAGCAGATATATGAAGGCGGGTTGGGGACAATAA